In one Heteronotia binoei isolate CCM8104 ecotype False Entrance Well chromosome 1, APGP_CSIRO_Hbin_v1, whole genome shotgun sequence genomic region, the following are encoded:
- the CTSK gene encoding cathepsin K, with translation MWCVALIVALLPLAKATVYPDEALDAPWELWKKTHRKEYNSKMDEVSRRLIWEKNLHYINTHNLEFSLGRHTFEVAMNHLGDMTSEEVVQKMTGLKVPSSRKQNNDTLYIPDWEKRAPDSMDYRKKGYVTPVKNQGQCGSCWAFSSVGALEGQLKKKMGKLLNLSPQNLVDCVTNNDGCGGGYMTNAFEYVKENRGIDSDDSYPYIGQDERCMYNPTGKAAKCRGFREIPEGNEKALKRALARIGPIAVGIDASLQSFQFYSRGVYYDENCNSENINHAVLAVGYGAQKGSKHWIIKNSWGEEWGDKGYVLMARNMNNACGIANLASFPKM, from the exons ATGTGGTGCGTCGCTCTCATCGTGGCCCTGCTGCCGCTGGCAAAAGCCACCGTTTATCCAGATGAGGCGCTGGACGCACCGTGGGAGCTTTGGAAGAAGACCCACCGGAAGGAGTATAACAGCAAG ATGGACGAAGTGTCCAGaagactcatctgggagaagaACCTCCACTACATCAACACCCACAACCTGGAATTCTCCCTCGGAAGACACACGTTCGAGGTGGCCATGAACCACCTGGGCGATATG aCCAGCGAGGAAGTGGTGCAGAAGATGACCGGCCTCAAAGTCCCTTCATCTCGTAAGCAGAATAACGACACGCTGTACATCCCAGACTGGGAAAAGCGGGCACCCGACTCCATGGATTACAGGAAGAAAGGCTATGTGACTCCTGTGAAGAACCAG GGCCAGTGcggatcctgctgggctttcagcTCCGTGGGGGCCCTGGAAGGCCAGCTCAAGAAGAAGATGGGCAAGCTGCTGAACCTCAGCCCCCAAAACCTGGTGGACTGTGTCACCAACAACGACGGCTGTGGGGGCGGCTACATGACCAACGCCTTCGAGTATGTCAAGGAGAACCGAGGCATTGATTCTGACGACTCCTATCCCTACATCGGCCAG GATGAACGCTGCATGTACAACCCCACTGGGAAGGCAGCCAAGTGCCGGGGCTTCCGGGAGATCCCCGAAGGGAACGAGAAGGCCCTGAAGAGGGCCCTGGCCCGGATCGGCCCCATCGCCGTGGGCATCGACGCCAGCTTGCAGTCCTTCCAGTTCTATAGCCgag GTGTGTATTACGATGAGAACTGCAACTCTGAAAACATCAACCACGCAGTCCTGGCTGTGGGCTATGGCGCCCAGAAAGGCTCCAAACACTGGATCATCAAAAACAG